In Ovis canadensis isolate MfBH-ARS-UI-01 breed Bighorn chromosome 11, ARS-UI_OviCan_v2, whole genome shotgun sequence, the DNA window TAACTCTGGAGCTAGTGCTGTCTACCACTTTGCTATACTATATTTTATTGACAGAAGATAGTGTGTGAACTTACTCTCAGGTGAATAGGGAGTAGGTGAGCTAtcaacaggggcttcccaggcagtgctagtggtgaagaacccatctgccaatgcaggagatgtaggggacacggttcgatccttgggtcaggaagatcccctggagaagggaatggctacccactgcagtattcttgcctggagaatcccatggacagaggagtcaggcgggctatggtccatagggtcacaaggagttggacatgactgaagtgacttagcatgcatgcacaagctATCAACAACTGATTTCCACTGGAAAAGGTATTATCAACGGAAATCACAATCTATGTTATCGAAGCTTACAACCAGGCAcctaaagagaatgaaaaatatcaACCTGTagtaacttttcattttcctatgGAATCTAATTGGTCTTGGGGCACCTTACTGTATGTATATTTGCTCCAATGTTTACTGACTTAGCTTTTTGGTAACCATCAATAATAATCAGTATAATGCAGATATTGGCTTGAGTTGATGAATACAGAACAGTGTGGGCTCTCTGCGGGTCATATAAGTTATGAACTGGTGACCTAATGCTTGGGTAAATCATTTGAACTTTATTCTGTAGGCAGCATAAAACCATTTGAATTTTCTAATAGGGTTGTGATGATAAAATCATGTTCTATGAAGATTCAGCTGACTGTGGTGTACAGAATGGATGGAATGAGGAGAAACTGGCGACTGGAGAATATCTTAGAGGGGTTTCAATCATTCAGGTGAGAGATTTGAAATAGTCATAAAATCATTCTTTCCTAATCCCTAACGTTATGTTTGCAACTAAGCCAGTGGGATTTAACACATCTTAACGGTGCcaggcattatgccaagtgatGCAAGGGTGAAATTGACTTGAAAAATTTTTcccaaagataaaaatgaagctTTCAAGTGAAATTTAAGGTGTTAGGAGGGATGGGGATTTGGATGCCTGGTAAAATATCATAGTAGGTCTAGCTAAAGATTCCATCTCATCAAACCCTTCCCAGTGTCTATTCTTTCAGCCTAGGGGTGTCACAGACACGGGGAGTCTCAGAGTTAAAATGCTATTGGTAGGGGTCCAAGTCACCAAGGTCCCAGTGATGGCAGGAAAAAGTTATCTTTTCCTGGAGTTTATTCTTGGCTACATACAATAGTAAGACCAAATATTACCTTATTTTGGCCATGCATTATCTCATGTGGTTTCAAAAGATTCAAGCACATCCTTTATGATATTATACAACTGGATGGCTATAATTCTAGAACATTATGATTGTAAGAACTTAAGCTGATGATATTGCCCTGATAATGGGTTTGTTCTAATGTGTCCTGTAGCTTAGGCATGAATATTTCAATTTCAGATCACAGGTCTTAGAAGTGAGGTTCCccactttttctccctttctctttcttccctgcttAATTGTGGTGATTGTAATTGGGTAGGGACCTCCATATTAGATGTGAAGTCATTCCCTCTAAGAGGAATGAGTTCTCCTAGCCCACATTAGCTTTTTCAGGGAAGACTTGATGTCTCTGTTCCTCAAACTATAGATAAAGGGATTTAACATCGGGGTTACCACCGTGTACATCACTGATGCAACTGCACCCTTCTGTGCCGAGTGGTTGGAGAGGGGGCTGAAGTAAACACAAAAGGAACTCCCAAAGTATAGACAGACCACGGAGAGGTGAGAGCTGCAGGTGGAAAAGGCTTTCCGCTTCCCCTGAGCTGAGGGGATCTTCAGGATTGTCGAGAAAATGTATGCATAAGAGATAACCAGGCAAAGCACACAAACCAGACCTGTAAGACCCCCTACAGTGAAGATCACCAGTTCATTGATGAAGGGGTCTGTGCAGGACAGACTCAGAAGGGGGTTGATGTCACAGAAGAAGTGTGCAATCTCTTGGTCTGCACAGAAGGACAGGCTGCTCATCAAGAGTGTGTGTAGCAGGGAGTGGAGGGCGTTCGTGACCCAGGATGCAGACACTAGGAAGACACAGAGGCCAGGGCTCATGACCATGATgtaatggagtgggtagcatatggCCTtgtagcggtcataggccatgacaGCTAAGAGGGATGCCTCCAGCATCCCAAATATCAAGAAAAAATACAGTTGTGATAGACACCCTGTGTAGGAGATGACCTGACTCTGGGCCCATATATTTGCCAGCATCTTGGGGACTGTGGTAGAAACAAAGCAGGTATCAGTGAGGGAGAGGTTGGCCAGGAAGAAGAACATGGGAGTGTGGAGGTGAGCATCGGCAGCGATGGCCAGAATGATGAGGAGGTTGCCCATCACTGTGACCAGGTACATGGACAGGAACAGACCAAAGAGGGGCCACTGCTGCTCTGGCTGTTGGGAGAGTCCCAGAAGGAAAAATTCTGAGACACTGGTCAGGTTTTCCCATCCCATTTGTCTGTAAGCAGAAAGTAGAGTTAACTGAATGAGATTTGTAAGCCCTGGACTGTGAGCTCTGAAAATTATGAGATATTCCAGCGTTGATATTCTAGGGTGGGGTTGAATCATATAAAATCTCCAATATTTAACTGCttgttgttcaatcaccaagttgtgtctgactctgtgctaccccatggaccatagcctgccaggcctccctgtccctcactgtctcctggagtttgcccaagttcacatccattgaattggtaatgcCACCTGCAGAAATATCAGTTTCATCTAGTTCAGCTGACTGTTTGCAAATGCTTGTGCTTGGTGCCGTGGAAAACTGAAGATTTGTCTGCAGTGGTAGAAGAGGTTTTTGAAAAAACTTTATTATATAAGTGTTAATccaatatgggctttcctggtggctcaacagtaatgaatctgccggcaatgcagagAAAGACCCTggtgggtcaagaagatcccttggagaagggcatggcaatccaatcctgtactcttgcctggagaatcccagggacagtccatgggtttgcaaagttggacatgactgaacaactaacactttcacttttcactccagTACATATATCTGGGGGAGTAGGCTGGACATGTTTGTTTGCTTAACTCTCATGGTATTCGTGTGGACATTATGATAATCCATCCTGGGATTTCACGAGTCAGAAAAGTATTTAACAGATTTTCCCAATGCTTCAAAAAGAATAGCTGCTGGAGAAGGGGCTTGGGAATTGGTAAAAAAGCACATCTAATACTGaaagtgactaaataacaacactgGAATCATTACCACCACTATCCACACAGCTCATTTGGCCAGAAACCTGGGCATCATTACTGACCcattttccttcctccctgtctGCATCCAAGTACCATCAAATtgtagtaattttattttctcaatataGCTGAAATTTACCTATTTATCTCTATTTACGCACTTCCCTCAGGCCCAGCTGCCACTACCATCATCGAGGACAGTAACATTTGTTATTTAGATTTTGGCAGTTGTTCTCCTTGCCTCCAGGCAGTTCTCCTTGCCTCCAGGCAAACCCACCGGCCATCTGTTCTTACAACAGAGAGAATGAGCTTTCAACACATCATATCTGATTTTATTGCTCCAGCTGAGAAATCCTTCAGAGGCTCCTCTTTACTCTCACGATAGACTCTAAACTTCTCAAAATGGCCTGAAGACCCTCGACTCTACTGGTATTTATTACAAATGTTTCCAGTTatcatgaacctccctcctgcATTCTACATCTTATGTACCAATTacactttgaattttttaaaagacccagATGCAGTCTCACTTCAGACTTTTGCccatcttattttcttgggctggaaTAGTCTTCTCGCTCTCATTCATCAGACATGCCAAACTTCAGATCTCGGCTTAAATGTTAGTTCTACTAGGAAGCTTTCCCTCCTTGGGtgggtggtttagttgctaagttgtatctgactcttgctatcccaccagactcctctgttcatggaattttccaggcaagaatactggagtgggttgccatttccttctccaggggctcttcccaacccagggatcaagcttgcatctcctgcattgcgggcagattctttaccgattgagccaccagggaatcttccctccTTACCCTCGCACAAAAAACTCAGGTTCATGTCCCTCCTGCCCCGGCGCCTCCCCCATCACAGCATGTATCTCTCTGGATTGTGACCATCTATTTACCTCTCTATGGCTCAATGGTGAGCACCACTGAGAGTAGGCAGAGATGTATATCTTGTTCCTCTTTGGACTCTAACATTAGTCCTGAGCGTAGTGCAACATAGGTACTTAGCAAGTACCCATCATGTGAATAAATAAACCCCAAAGAGTAGATAGAATGGAAAGAGAGATTGTAGAGAGGTAATATCAGTCATAGGGAGCAGCCTGAACCGTTCTGTTACTGGTTTCATccttagctttgactaaataAAGTCCTGGCCATAGGAATATGTAGGAAACATTATGGTTACACAGACATAAAGATGTCAAACAAAGCAAAGGCACTCTTGGTGAATTTAACTTGAATGCCTTCTGGACTCAGGTTCAAGTTTAAGAacgaaaatgaaatttaaagagtCCAAGTTCCCCATTGATAAGGAAAGAAACATCCGgggaggacttccttggtggtccagtggttagaaatcACTTGCTGGTACAGAGGACGGGGGTTCCAACCTTAATGTGggaagcagctaagcccatacgccacagctactgagccggaacaccctggagcccatgctccgcggcaagagaagccactgtaatgagaagtccacacaccgcaactagagaaagcccatgtgcagcaacgaagactcagagcagtcaaaaataaataataaaaaaatttaaaagtatatgaaaaaagagaagcatCCAGGGAGGAACGGAGAAAAAGCTATAAAGTTATAAACTGAGACagttgggtggtggtggtggtgggggattgGAGTGATTAGGACACACCTCAAACTCATTCTCATTGTGGTTCCAAATATAAACAGTTTCATCCCACTTCTAGAAATAATATgtaaatagataataaataagcAGTAGTAAATGGTTGACTAGTATGTTCATTAAGTTTCTAGAAGAATAAGCAAGACACCAATAAGAGTAATTACTTGCTGGAGGTATGGGAATTGCACGGATAAGACACAGGGGAGGGAGGGActtttcatgtgtatgtgtgttagtcactcagtcgtatccaactctttgcgaccccatggattgtagccctccaggctcctctgtccaaggggttctccaggcaagaatactggagtgggttgccattcccttctccagggatcttcctgactcagggattgaacctgggtctcctgcattgcaggtggagtgagtctttaccatctgagccaccagggaaaccctttcatgtgtatattttatcttttagcaTATTTTGAGGTTTGAACCACTCAGTGACCATATCACTTactgaaaattaattaaaattaattaactgaaaaatcaatcaattaataaattaatttcccTTAAAGCAAAtcataaaaatctataaaatggagacaatgTAGTATAATGCAGCCACTCTTTGATGGAGATTCCATGAATAGCAGAGAACTTGTTTCACTGGAGCCATGTCCTTTTAATGTGTTAATGTGGTGTGCGAgcatgagtgtgtatgtgtgtgtgtttgtgcatataTGTGGGTGGGTGCACGTGTGTTTCCTGCAGAGGCTGGAGGTTAACGGGATCATGTTGAATAATTTGTGGAGAGAAGTTGCCATTGACTCCTGTGCTTTGTTCTTATAGCATGATGACTTTCAGCTTGTAAGATTAAGGACCCAGGCATCTGCCCCTTTTGTCCATTAAAGCAGCACATCATTGTTGTTTTAGGACTGTTTGTGAGAGATAGGTTCCTAAATGACCATAGGGTAGGacagacagaggagaaaggaggagaaaaaaggagCAACAGGGAGTCGTGTATCTTCCTTTTCTAATCCTTACCTGGCTGTTGTTGCCAATCACTGAGGGTATCACTGGCAGGCTTCTGTCTGCTTCACGCACATCTCTACAGTAGACCATCAGAAGATGACAGAAACTGCTTTTAAAGGCACAAAAGGAAATTTGCTTCATGCTCAGGGTGTGTTAAATAATGATTGTGGATATTGCTTCATCTGCTCAGATTTTCTCTTTGGTCTCACGGTATTAGAGAACTTTTAATTTTTGTCCGTTCTGAGAATGAAAGACAATAGCTCTGGGTTGAGGTTATAATCATACCAGTATATGACATCCCAGAAAGCTGCATTCACAGAATACCACATAGAGCCTAACAATCACATAGCATCATAGCAtcccttttctatttatttcagaattttctgctcaCGTTTGCCCCTTTTAGTTGTTCATAGCACCCATGAGAAACGTGTTCTTGCAATTTCATACTCCAGGGACAATGATGAAATTGTAAGTACACATTTCTTATggtctgtgggcttcccttgtggcacagctggtaaagaatccacctgcaatgcgagagacctgggttagatccctgggttgggaagataccctggagaagagaaaggctatccactcccgtattctggcctggagaattccatggactgtatagtccataggattgcaaagagtctgacacgactgagcaactttcactctcttAGCTTAGGTTGGATTGATCAGGTTGGATAGCTTAGGTtggactgagcaaatttcacattCAATTCTTAGGTTGGATTGATCTCAAGATCTGTTAAACTGAAGATAATTAATTCTGTGTGGTACTGAGAAGCCACGAGAACTGAGAATCCACTGATGTGTCCCTGTTGTATACTGGTTCAAGAGAGACTAAGGTAGGACTTATCTGGCGGTCTCCAGTGAGATGCCAAGCTTCTAacgcaggggccatgggttccatctcatccctggttggggaactgggacCCCATGTGCTGTGCAGTacaggcagaataaaaaaagagagagagagaggggctaAAGCATGAGAGACGTGTCTGTGATACCTCTGTGGGCCCAACAGGATCCTAGCATTCCTTTCACTAGCAAAGAAACCAAGTATGTTTagtgctgtgattttttttctgtaatcttTCCTGGAGGTGCCGACAGAGGCCTTCTGCACCATGAAAAAGGCCAGATGAGTTGAACCACTCTTGACTCAGAGAGTACCTTACTATCTTGTCTTCTAGACTTGATCATCCTAGTCCAGGTGAGGCTAAGTTGATGTTGACCCCCTTGGCCTGTTTATCCCTCCTTTGTGCTGGAGAGACCAGGGGTGAGAAGCTGGGATTCCTTATCATGGCAGGTAACCAGCAGCCTGTTcatgcataagttgcttatacaGATCTATGGGGCATGTGGAAGCTGAAATGACATCCAGCAAATgacatctattctttcttttagaaatggTCACTTAATAGTCTTCTCCAAGTTCACCAAATTAAGGACATGGAGAATAAAGCAACGCCGAATATGGGTGACCTGGGAGTATGGGTTATTCTTGGAGTCTCTTTAGAaagtggagcttccctggtagttcagatggtgaagaatctgactgcaatgtaggagactcgggtttgatccctgagtgtagaagatcccctggagaagggaatggcagcccactccagtattcttgcctggagaatcccatggacagaggagcctagtgggctacagtctatgggttgcaaaaagtcagacatgaacaAGCGACTAACTTAACTGGAGTCTCTTTAGAAAAGTGGACAACAAGTTCATGTGTGTGCTGAAAGTGCTGGCATGCTACGCCCTTAAATCAGTAATTTAATGGTTTAAACACATTATTCTGTTGTATTGAATAAAATAACCACATAATTCTATGCTGAAAAATCTGCTTTAATCTTTTTTCTACCATGGGCAAAAGTTAATTAGTAAACTGATACTTTAAGAAGGGATGTAATATGATTTGGAACATGTGGTCTTTGACACTCAGACTCCATTGACCACGCAGGACTGGCAACTAGCACAGCTGAATGGACAGAAGCTGGAAAGACAGAGATGTAGGTGGTTCTGTGCTGGCTTCTGCTTTTTCCCCTGGTGTGGGTGCTTCGGAGATGGTGGGAAGCGGAGGGGTTGGAGCAGCGCTACTGAGGTGTCTCTGCTCCATCCCTGGTGCGTGCAGGCACGTGCATTATCGCTATGGCGGTTTTCACCCTAGCTCGAGGATTGGCCAGGACCTGGGCGGGGTCTACTTCTTGCGCATGCGCACGTGCATGCTAACAACCGCGGTCTCCACGCTGGCTGGTGGCAGGGACTTGCTGAACCAGCTCCACTT includes these proteins:
- the LOC138414785 gene encoding olfactory receptor 1G1-like, which gives rise to MIQPHPRISTLEYLIIFRAHSPGLTNLIQLTLLSAYRQMGWENLTSVSEFFLLGLSQQPEQQWPLFGLFLSMYLVTVMGNLLIILAIAADAHLHTPMFFFLANLSLTDTCFVSTTVPKMLANIWAQSQVISYTGCLSQLYFFLIFGMLEASLLAVMAYDRYKAICYPLHYIMVMSPGLCVFLVSASWVTNALHSLLHTLLMSSLSFCADQEIAHFFCDINPLLSLSCTDPFINELVIFTVGGLTGLVCVLCLVISYAYIFSTILKIPSAQGKRKAFSTCSSHLSVVCLYFGSSFCVYFSPLSNHSAQKGAVASVMYTVVTPMLNPFIYSLRNRDIKSSLKKLMWARRTHSS